From Candidatus Thermokryptus mobilis, the proteins below share one genomic window:
- the lptB gene encoding LPS export ABC transporter ATP-binding protein translates to MINLKSFGSNKSNEVGNKGISVLRAESLYKRYKKRYVVKNVSIEVKQGEVVGLLGPNGAGKTTTFYMIVGMIKPNAGKVFIDEIEITKMPMYKRARLGISYLPQEASIFRKLTVEENIMAVLQVMDLTPEQRREKLEKLLEDFGIAHIRKSKGYMLSGGERRRTEIARALATDPKFILLDEPFAGIDPIAVEDLMNIVANLKNRNIGVLITDHNVHETLSITDRAYLLFEGQILKEGTAEFLANDPEARKLYLGEKFKLDRY, encoded by the coding sequence ATGATAAATTTGAAATCGTTTGGGTCAAATAAAAGTAACGAGGTCGGTAATAAAGGCATAAGCGTTTTGCGTGCGGAGTCGCTTTATAAAAGATATAAGAAAAGATATGTCGTCAAAAATGTAAGCATAGAAGTCAAACAAGGTGAAGTCGTTGGACTTCTCGGACCAAACGGAGCCGGAAAAACCACGACATTTTATATGATTGTCGGGATGATAAAACCAAACGCCGGGAAAGTTTTCATTGATGAAATTGAAATAACCAAGATGCCAATGTATAAAAGAGCGAGATTAGGAATAAGCTACCTACCACAGGAGGCGAGTATATTCAGGAAACTAACCGTTGAAGAAAATATAATGGCTGTTTTACAGGTTATGGATTTGACCCCTGAACAAAGAAGGGAAAAACTTGAGAAATTACTTGAGGATTTTGGAATCGCTCATATAAGAAAGAGCAAGGGTTATATGTTAAGTGGCGGTGAGAGAAGGCGAACTGAAATTGCAAGAGCTCTTGCAACCGACCCGAAGTTCATTTTGCTTGATGAGCCGTTCGCTGGAATTGATCCGATCGCCGTTGAGGATCTAATGAACATAGTCGCTAATTTAAAAAACAGAAATATAGGCGTCTTGATAACCGATCATAATGTTCACGAGACGCTTTCAATAACTGACAGAGCGTATCTTTTATTTGAGGGGCAAATTTTAAAGGAGGGAACTGCTGAATTTCTCGCAAATGACCCCGAGGCGAGAAAACTATACCTCGGGGAAAAATTTAAACTTGACCGTTATTAA
- the gltX gene encoding glutamate--tRNA ligase: MSVRTRFAPSPTGFLHVGGLRTALYNYLFAKKHNGQFILRIEDTDQTRIVPGAVENLIETLKWAGIEFDEGPIKGGPFGPYIQSQRLELYHKHALELVEKGYAYYCFCSPERLEKMRQEQIRLKQPPRYDGTCRRLTPDEVKKKLDEGIPKTIRMKIPEWGELKFNDLIRGDVTINFKVLDDQILLKSDGFPTYHLAVVVDDHYMKISHVIRGEEWLPSTPKHILLYDYFQWEKPYFAHLPLLLNPDRTKLSKRQGDVAVEDYRAKGYLPEAVVNFIALLGWNPGDEREFFTIDELIKEFSLERVNKSGAVFDIKKLNWMNAHYIKNSDLDRITQLAIPFLKEKGYDVSNFQKVKIIVEAVRTHLEYLAQIVEHVDIFYADDIEIENGEAKEILKLDTTKLVFEKFIQKLQNLDSEIDREKFKVIAKEVQNETGIKGKNLFMPIRIALTGKTHGPELPLLVEYFGKEKLKQKLEKFLKT; the protein is encoded by the coding sequence GTGTCTGTAAGAACAAGATTTGCGCCAAGTCCGACAGGATTTTTGCATGTTGGCGGTTTGAGGACGGCACTTTACAATTACCTTTTCGCAAAAAAGCACAATGGTCAATTTATCCTACGCATTGAAGACACCGACCAAACGAGAATCGTCCCTGGTGCTGTTGAAAATCTCATTGAAACCCTCAAATGGGCTGGAATTGAATTTGATGAGGGTCCTATAAAAGGTGGTCCTTTCGGACCTTACATTCAATCGCAACGACTTGAACTCTACCATAAGCATGCTCTTGAACTCGTTGAAAAGGGATATGCTTACTATTGTTTCTGTTCCCCAGAACGGCTTGAAAAAATGCGCCAGGAACAAATCAGATTAAAACAACCTCCGAGATACGATGGGACATGCAGAAGATTAACGCCTGATGAAGTAAAGAAAAAGCTTGACGAGGGCATCCCAAAAACAATTAGAATGAAAATCCCTGAATGGGGCGAGCTGAAATTTAACGATTTAATTCGCGGTGATGTGACGATTAATTTCAAAGTTCTTGACGATCAAATACTTTTAAAGTCGGATGGTTTCCCAACATATCATCTCGCTGTTGTAGTTGACGACCACTATATGAAAATCTCCCATGTGATAAGAGGGGAGGAGTGGCTTCCAAGCACGCCAAAACACATATTACTATATGATTATTTTCAGTGGGAGAAACCTTACTTTGCACACCTGCCTTTGCTTCTCAACCCAGATAGGACAAAACTAAGCAAAAGACAGGGAGATGTAGCGGTTGAGGATTACAGGGCAAAAGGTTATCTCCCTGAAGCAGTTGTCAACTTTATTGCTCTTCTGGGTTGGAACCCCGGAGATGAAAGGGAATTCTTCACGATTGATGAGTTAATAAAGGAGTTCTCACTTGAAAGGGTTAATAAGTCCGGGGCCGTCTTTGATATAAAAAAACTCAACTGGATGAACGCACATTATATAAAGAACTCCGACCTTGACAGGATAACTCAACTTGCAATCCCCTTCCTAAAGGAAAAGGGCTACGATGTTTCAAACTTCCAAAAAGTCAAAATAATCGTTGAAGCTGTTAGAACACATCTTGAATATCTCGCACAAATAGTTGAACATGTTGATATTTTTTACGCTGATGACATTGAGATTGAAAATGGCGAGGCAAAGGAAATTTTGAAACTTGATACGACCAAACTCGTATTTGAAAAATTCATCCAAAAACTCCAAAATCTTGATTCCGAAATTGACAGAGAAAAATTCAAAGTTATAGCGAAAGAGGTACAAAACGAAACAGGTATAAAGGGGAAAAATCTATTTATGCCCATAAGAATTGCGCTCACAGGCAAAACACACGGACCGGAACTTCCGCTTCTTGTTGAATATTTCGGTAAGGAGAAATTAAAACAAAAGTTGGAGAAATTTCTCAAGACATGA
- a CDS encoding AMP-dependent synthetase/ligase: MNEIKNLIELFEFGVKTYRNPKLLNYKSSDGVWRSIPAEEVAKRVRNIALGIHSLGIGYGDKVALLSESRPEWTMTDLGILSLGAIDVPIYTTQSLPQVEFILTNSESKLIFISTKQLYERVLPVLEKVGLADKVIVFEKEAPASGVMTLEQLEAIGAKLNSENPSLYDELKSRIKPDDVATIIYTSGTTGEPKGVMLTHSNLVSNAVTCASLFTWNAPDEVALSYLPLSHVFERMIIYLYLYIGIQIWYAESIEKLAENLIEVKPTVMTTVPRFLEKAEERMLAQVQTMSPLKRKIFNWAMGIARQYDPEKRFPLSYRIKHKIADILVYKKLRARFGGRFRFIVSGGAALRPDLARIFTAAGIPVLQGYGLTETSPVISVNRLERNRIGSVGPVIPGVCVKISAEGEILVDGPNVMKGYYKNERATLEAFEGTWFKTGDIGYIDKDGFLFITDRKKDLIKTSGGKFVAPQVIENLLSASVYVDKAVVIGEGRKFASALIFPNFEALKQFAMENGIEFSSNEELVNHPKVQQLYQSIIDDVNKHLSQWETIKKFAVVPDVLTIEADYLTPTLKVKRRNVEKRYADLIESFYKET; the protein is encoded by the coding sequence ATGAACGAAATTAAAAACTTAATTGAGCTCTTTGAATTCGGGGTAAAAACCTACCGCAATCCCAAACTCTTAAACTACAAGTCAAGCGATGGGGTTTGGAGGTCAATCCCTGCGGAAGAAGTTGCAAAGAGGGTGCGAAACATCGCCCTTGGGATTCACTCGCTTGGAATCGGCTATGGGGATAAGGTTGCACTGCTTTCCGAGAGTAGACCTGAATGGACGATGACAGACCTTGGAATTTTGTCACTTGGTGCAATTGATGTCCCAATCTATACAACCCAATCACTCCCACAAGTTGAATTTATTTTGACGAATTCAGAGTCAAAGTTAATTTTCATCTCAACTAAACAGCTTTATGAAAGGGTTTTGCCTGTGCTTGAAAAGGTTGGACTTGCGGATAAGGTTATAGTATTTGAAAAGGAAGCGCCTGCATCTGGTGTTATGACCCTTGAACAACTTGAAGCAATTGGAGCCAAGTTGAATTCTGAAAATCCATCTCTTTATGATGAGTTAAAGTCAAGGATAAAGCCAGACGATGTTGCCACCATAATTTACACTTCTGGGACGACTGGAGAGCCGAAAGGTGTTATGCTTACACATTCTAATCTTGTTTCAAATGCAGTAACTTGTGCATCGCTTTTCACTTGGAATGCCCCGGATGAAGTCGCTCTAAGTTATCTTCCGCTTTCTCATGTTTTTGAGAGGATGATAATTTACCTTTACCTTTACATTGGAATTCAAATTTGGTATGCGGAGTCAATTGAAAAGCTTGCGGAAAACTTAATTGAGGTCAAACCAACCGTTATGACAACTGTTCCGAGATTTCTTGAGAAAGCCGAGGAGAGGATGCTCGCTCAAGTTCAAACCATGTCACCCTTAAAGCGAAAAATTTTTAATTGGGCGATGGGTATAGCAAGGCAGTATGACCCGGAGAAAAGGTTTCCGCTTTCTTACAGGATAAAGCATAAAATTGCTGATATTCTTGTTTACAAAAAGCTTCGTGCAAGATTTGGTGGAAGGTTTAGGTTCATTGTTTCAGGTGGTGCTGCGCTTAGACCCGATCTGGCGAGGATTTTCACTGCTGCTGGAATTCCCGTGCTTCAAGGTTATGGTTTGACCGAGACATCTCCGGTCATTTCTGTCAATCGGCTTGAAAGGAACAGGATCGGGTCGGTTGGTCCGGTAATACCTGGTGTGTGCGTTAAAATTTCAGCTGAAGGGGAAATACTTGTTGATGGTCCAAATGTCATGAAGGGATATTACAAAAATGAAAGGGCAACACTTGAAGCTTTTGAAGGGACCTGGTTTAAGACAGGTGATATTGGCTACATTGATAAAGATGGTTTCCTTTTCATAACTGACAGGAAGAAAGACCTTATAAAGACAAGCGGTGGGAAGTTCGTCGCCCCACAGGTTATTGAAAATCTCCTTTCTGCTAGCGTTTATGTTGATAAAGCCGTTGTAATAGGGGAGGGGAGAAAGTTTGCATCTGCGTTGATTTTCCCAAATTTTGAAGCACTTAAACAATTCGCAATGGAAAACGGAATTGAATTTTCCAGCAACGAAGAGCTTGTCAACCACCCAAAGGTTCAACAGTTATATCAAAGCATAATTGATGATGTGAATAAACATCTCTCGCAATGGGAAACGATAAAGAAGTTCGCTGTTGTCCCGGATGTCTTGACAATTGAAGCTGATTATCTTACGCCGACATTGAAAGTAAAGCGAAGGAATGTAGAGAAAAGATATGCTGACTTAATAGAGTCATTTTACAAAGAAACATAA
- a CDS encoding zinc-binding dehydrogenase, giving the protein MRAVAITEFGGREKLKLMELPEPKPKAGEVLIQLKAASLNHLDIWVRNGLYKIPFPHILGADGAGVIVEVGDGVTNLKIGEKVLISPGIGCGVCQECVSGRENFCKLYHILGVQKDGTYAEYVVLPAQNVLPIPANLDFESAASIPLVFLTAWHALVTRGGIKPGMKVLIHAAGSGVGVAAIQIAKLFNAFVFTTAGSDEKLEKAKSLGADVLINYKKEDFQERLKIETQGEGIDLILDHVGFDTVMKGLKSLKKGGKLITLGATSGSEVPIELRFVYGKNLSIEGIYMGSKGELMEVLKFFTDGKLKPVIHAVLPLEEAKEAHRILEEREVFGKVVLRI; this is encoded by the coding sequence ATGCGAGCTGTTGCTATTACCGAATTCGGCGGTAGGGAAAAATTAAAACTTATGGAACTTCCCGAGCCAAAACCCAAAGCAGGAGAAGTTTTAATTCAACTTAAAGCTGCGAGTTTAAATCATCTTGATATATGGGTTAGAAACGGGCTTTACAAAATCCCATTTCCACACATACTTGGAGCTGATGGCGCGGGAGTTATAGTTGAAGTTGGGGATGGTGTGACAAATTTAAAAATTGGGGAAAAAGTTTTAATCTCACCTGGGATTGGATGTGGTGTTTGTCAAGAGTGCGTCTCTGGAAGGGAAAATTTTTGCAAACTCTACCACATCCTTGGCGTTCAAAAAGATGGAACTTATGCTGAATATGTAGTTTTACCCGCTCAGAATGTCCTACCTATCCCAGCAAATCTTGATTTTGAATCTGCTGCGTCAATACCGCTTGTTTTCCTGACCGCTTGGCACGCCCTTGTAACTCGCGGAGGGATAAAACCCGGGATGAAAGTTTTAATACACGCAGCTGGAAGTGGCGTTGGAGTAGCAGCAATACAAATAGCCAAACTTTTCAACGCATTCGTCTTCACAACCGCTGGAAGCGATGAAAAACTTGAAAAAGCAAAATCACTTGGTGCAGATGTCTTGATAAATTACAAAAAAGAGGACTTCCAAGAAAGATTGAAAATTGAAACACAAGGAGAAGGTATTGACCTTATACTTGACCATGTCGGTTTTGACACCGTTATGAAGGGGCTTAAATCTCTCAAAAAAGGCGGAAAACTTATAACCTTGGGTGCAACAAGTGGAAGTGAAGTTCCAATTGAACTGAGGTTCGTCTATGGGAAAAATCTTTCAATTGAGGGGATATATATGGGAAGCAAAGGGGAATTAATGGAAGTTTTAAAATTTTTCACAGATGGAAAACTTAAACCCGTAATCCACGCTGTTTTACCACTTGAAGAAGCAAAAGAGGCGCATAGAATTCTTGAAGAAAGAGAGGTTTTTGGAAAAGTCGTATTAAGAATTTGA
- a CDS encoding heparan-alpha-glucosaminide N-acetyltransferase domain-containing protein: protein MNGRLRFIDVYRGLAILLMLHGHTADAVLSPTEKMSLAFQIYTVFRGFTAPMFLFISGFAFSITTLKRADEYFKFSKKFIKRLRKFLFITLLGYFLHLPYLSLKKILNESDFQTLAQLFSSDVLQVIGLTLLFLQITLFLIKDEAKFANLMLYLGALIFATSQIFFTIDFSKFLPLPISQYLNTFNGSKFPFFPWSGFVMFGSYLGYIYIKASKNGTTEKFFKEISIASFALFPIATALQIIYEAILKPDTNLIYSSPFLAISRLAFVVILFCAIWEIDSKINLKIYPIQLLGMESLFAYVFHLMVVYGSPVNPFHSFYALLGNSLEYPFAFSLFVALASTTFALSYLLNFLKSKKPRAVNLLKFVIVNLFLLIFITSPY, encoded by the coding sequence ATGAACGGACGCTTGAGGTTCATTGATGTTTACAGGGGTCTTGCGATACTTTTAATGCTTCACGGTCACACAGCAGATGCGGTTTTATCCCCTACGGAAAAAATGTCCTTAGCATTTCAAATTTACACTGTCTTTCGTGGCTTCACTGCACCGATGTTCCTGTTCATTTCTGGCTTCGCTTTTTCAATTACGACATTAAAACGCGCCGATGAATATTTTAAATTCAGCAAAAAATTCATCAAACGTTTGAGGAAGTTTTTATTTATAACCTTACTCGGCTACTTTTTGCATTTGCCATACCTTTCTCTGAAAAAAATTCTGAACGAATCAGATTTCCAAACATTAGCTCAATTATTTTCATCAGATGTCTTGCAAGTGATAGGTCTTACGCTTCTTTTCCTTCAAATCACTTTGTTTCTTATCAAGGACGAGGCTAAATTCGCAAACTTAATGTTATACTTGGGCGCCTTAATTTTTGCTACATCTCAAATATTCTTCACGATTGACTTCTCAAAATTTTTACCTCTTCCGATATCCCAGTATTTAAACACCTTCAATGGCTCAAAATTTCCATTTTTCCCATGGTCCGGATTTGTGATGTTTGGTAGTTATCTCGGCTACATATACATAAAAGCAAGTAAAAATGGAACGACTGAAAAATTCTTCAAAGAAATATCCATCGCATCTTTCGCTCTCTTCCCAATCGCAACAGCATTGCAAATAATTTACGAGGCAATATTAAAGCCAGACACAAACTTAATTTATTCAAGCCCGTTTCTTGCGATTTCAAGATTAGCGTTTGTGGTGATTCTGTTTTGTGCGATATGGGAGATTGACAGCAAAATAAATTTAAAAATTTACCCCATACAGTTGCTTGGAATGGAATCATTATTTGCCTATGTTTTTCACCTGATGGTGGTCTATGGAAGCCCTGTTAATCCGTTTCACTCATTTTACGCGCTGCTTGGAAATTCGCTTGAATATCCATTTGCGTTTTCCTTGTTCGTAGCACTTGCAAGCACAACATTTGCGCTTTCCTACCTTCTAAATTTTTTAAAATCAAAAAAGCCAAGAGCTGTAAACCTGTTAAAGTTTGTCATTGTCAATTTGTTCCTGCTAATTTTCATTACAAGTCCATATTAA
- a CDS encoding OstA-like protein, which produces MQIRFLKYILIALSLLITSQTNSQQQTKLIQLIHADSLIGRKYDSKVVRELIGNVQLKHENIYFWCDRAIQYVDENRIEAYGNLKVRQDTLFLEADQGVYLGDKKIAICDGNVKLTDGRTTLEADHGSYDTQKKLATFKTNVKLVDSTTVITAEQLFYYRTEKKSIAVGNVVIKNLENNITIYGDYFENYDSTKYSVIRNSPKLVQIDTTSDGKIDTLIVIGKFMEAFRDTNVSMFSATDSVVIVRGNLSAICGDVFYYDKKEIIILWRKPVIWYGDSQVSGDSVVVKLKERKIDEVYVYGSAFIIEPADTSYPERFNQLKGKSMVIRFKDNKIDEVHVVKNAISLYYIFETNDKGDKKANGANYVSGDSVWIKFKDGKINRIKIAGGIEGIYYPEEMVEGKETSFNLEGFNYIKRKPSKNDKFEIVWVK; this is translated from the coding sequence GTGCAAATCCGCTTTCTGAAATATATCCTCATAGCACTTTCATTGCTAATCACATCTCAAACAAACTCCCAACAACAAACAAAATTAATCCAACTCATACACGCCGACAGCTTGATTGGCAGGAAATACGATTCAAAGGTTGTTCGCGAGCTTATCGGTAATGTTCAACTCAAGCACGAAAATATATATTTTTGGTGTGATAGAGCAATCCAATATGTTGACGAAAATAGAATTGAAGCTTATGGAAATTTGAAGGTTCGCCAGGACACGCTTTTTCTTGAAGCGGATCAAGGTGTTTATCTAGGTGACAAAAAAATTGCCATTTGCGATGGCAATGTAAAATTAACCGATGGAAGAACAACCCTTGAAGCAGACCATGGAAGCTACGACACACAAAAAAAACTTGCTACATTTAAAACAAATGTGAAACTTGTTGATTCAACGACGGTCATAACCGCAGAACAGCTTTTCTATTATAGAACCGAAAAAAAATCCATTGCTGTTGGGAATGTTGTGATTAAAAACCTTGAGAATAACATCACAATTTACGGTGACTATTTTGAAAATTATGATAGCACAAAATATAGCGTCATCAGAAATAGCCCAAAGCTTGTTCAAATTGACACCACCTCGGATGGAAAAATTGACACCTTGATAGTGATCGGGAAATTTATGGAAGCTTTTAGAGATACAAATGTCAGTATGTTTTCGGCGACGGATAGCGTAGTAATTGTAAGGGGAAATCTATCGGCTATCTGTGGCGATGTTTTTTATTACGACAAAAAAGAAATCATAATCCTGTGGCGAAAACCTGTAATATGGTATGGGGATAGTCAAGTTTCCGGTGACTCGGTGGTTGTAAAACTTAAAGAAAGAAAAATTGATGAAGTTTATGTCTATGGGTCAGCATTCATAATTGAACCAGCGGACACATCTTATCCGGAGCGCTTCAATCAGTTGAAAGGCAAATCCATGGTGATAAGGTTCAAGGACAACAAAATTGATGAAGTTCATGTTGTAAAAAATGCGATAAGTTTGTATTATATCTTTGAAACAAACGATAAAGGAGATAAAAAGGCAAACGGCGCAAACTATGTCAGTGGAGATAGCGTGTGGATAAAATTTAAAGACGGAAAGATAAACAGGATAAAAATCGCCGGTGGGATTGAGGGAATTTATTATCCAGAGGAAATGGTAGAAGGAAAAGAGACAAGTTTTAACCTTGAGGGCTTCAATTATATAAAAAGAAAACCAAGCAAAAATGATAAATTTGAAATCGTTTGGGTCAAATAA
- a CDS encoding 3-hydroxyacyl-CoA dehydrogenase/enoyl-CoA hydratase family protein, with translation MRPIKKVAVLGAGVMGAQIAAHLANAGIPSYLLDIVPQELTEEEKRNGLTLQSPEVRNRIAREGLERAKKIKPNAFFIPELEKLITIGNFEDNLDWIKDVDWVIEAVVERLDIKRELFKKVEMVRRPGTIVSSNTSGIRISEIAEGFSDDFRKHFLGTHFFNPPRYMKLLEIIPTNETLPEVIETIAEFGEKVLGKGIVYCKDTPNFIANRIGVLAVMYVLHYMLQNNFTIEEVDELTGPVTGKPKSATFRTLDIVGLDTLVHVANNLYNAVPDDEMREYFKVPDVVQKMIENKWLGEKSGQGFYKRVKKADGESEILTLDFSTMEYRPRQKVKIGSLEMAKTVDDLRDKIKILMESKDKAGKFFWNTTSAVLAYASNRIPEISDTIVDIDNAMKWGFNWEVGPFELWDLIGVERSIEKIESEGFKVADWVKDMVNSGKKSFYQKSDGEIFFYDVAKKDYSKLRTRPEFINLALLKEDKRKVIKQNAGASLVDIGDGVICFEFHTKANAIGEDILVMANYAIEELEKNYEALVIGNQGQHFSAGANLMLILMLAQEGEWDEIDRAVRMFQQMNMRIKYASKPVVVAPHGMTLGGGCEIVLHAPRVRAYAESYIGLVEIGAGVIPAGGGTKEMLLRAIQKAPKSVDIDLTPFIREAFETIAYAKVSTSALEAKKLGYLREYDSISMNKDFLIHDAKKIALAMVEEGYKPPLPPEIIALGKQLYANFLVAIYLMREANYITEYEAHIGRKLAYVMSGGDLTSPQVVSEQYILDLEREAFLSLCGEKKTQERMQYILKYGKPLRN, from the coding sequence ATGCGACCTATCAAAAAAGTTGCTGTTCTTGGTGCAGGTGTCATGGGTGCTCAAATAGCAGCGCACCTTGCAAATGCTGGAATCCCGTCTTATTTGCTTGACATTGTCCCACAAGAATTAACCGAAGAAGAAAAAAGAAATGGCTTGACGCTCCAAAGTCCCGAGGTCAGAAATAGGATTGCAAGAGAAGGGCTTGAAAGAGCGAAAAAAATTAAACCGAACGCTTTTTTCATTCCTGAGCTTGAAAAACTTATCACGATAGGAAATTTTGAAGACAACCTTGACTGGATTAAGGATGTTGATTGGGTGATTGAAGCGGTTGTTGAACGGCTTGACATAAAGCGTGAGCTTTTCAAGAAGGTTGAAATGGTGCGAAGACCCGGGACTATAGTAAGTTCAAACACTTCTGGGATACGAATTAGTGAGATAGCTGAGGGTTTTAGCGATGACTTTAGGAAACATTTTCTTGGCACACATTTTTTTAATCCGCCAAGGTATATGAAACTTCTTGAGATAATTCCGACAAATGAAACTCTTCCGGAGGTTATTGAAACAATAGCTGAATTTGGCGAAAAAGTTCTTGGCAAAGGGATAGTCTATTGCAAGGACACGCCAAACTTCATCGCAAACAGGATTGGCGTTTTGGCTGTGATGTATGTTTTACATTATATGCTTCAAAATAACTTCACTATTGAGGAAGTTGATGAACTCACCGGACCTGTGACGGGGAAACCGAAAAGCGCAACTTTTAGGACGCTTGATATTGTTGGGCTTGATACTCTTGTTCATGTTGCAAATAATCTTTATAATGCTGTTCCAGATGACGAGATGAGGGAGTATTTCAAAGTGCCCGATGTCGTTCAAAAGATGATAGAGAACAAGTGGCTTGGTGAAAAATCGGGACAGGGGTTTTATAAGCGTGTAAAAAAAGCTGATGGTGAAAGTGAAATTCTCACACTTGATTTTTCAACAATGGAATACAGACCAAGGCAAAAGGTGAAGATCGGATCGCTTGAAATGGCTAAAACCGTTGACGATTTAAGGGATAAGATAAAAATTTTGATGGAGTCAAAAGATAAAGCGGGGAAATTTTTCTGGAACACAACAAGCGCTGTCCTTGCTTATGCTTCAAATAGAATTCCTGAGATAAGCGATACGATCGTTGATATAGACAATGCTATGAAATGGGGTTTCAATTGGGAGGTTGGTCCTTTTGAGCTTTGGGATTTAATAGGCGTTGAAAGGTCAATTGAGAAAATTGAGTCAGAGGGGTTTAAAGTTGCTGATTGGGTGAAGGATATGGTCAATTCGGGTAAGAAATCATTTTATCAAAAAAGCGATGGCGAAATTTTCTTTTACGATGTCGCTAAAAAAGATTATTCAAAGTTAAGGACGAGACCAGAATTTATAAACCTTGCGCTTTTGAAGGAAGACAAGCGAAAGGTTATTAAACAAAATGCCGGTGCAAGTTTAGTTGATATTGGAGACGGTGTTATCTGTTTTGAATTCCATACGAAGGCGAATGCAATAGGTGAGGATATACTTGTGATGGCAAATTATGCGATAGAGGAGTTGGAGAAAAATTATGAGGCGCTTGTTATTGGAAATCAAGGACAACACTTTTCAGCTGGTGCAAATCTTATGTTGATACTTATGCTTGCACAAGAGGGTGAGTGGGATGAAATTGACAGAGCTGTTAGGATGTTTCAGCAGATGAACATGCGGATAAAATACGCTTCTAAACCGGTTGTCGTTGCCCCACATGGGATGACGCTTGGAGGAGGTTGTGAAATTGTCTTGCATGCACCAAGGGTTCGCGCTTATGCTGAAAGTTATATCGGTTTAGTTGAAATAGGAGCTGGTGTAATTCCCGCAGGCGGTGGGACGAAAGAAATGCTTTTGAGAGCTATTCAAAAAGCGCCAAAATCTGTTGATATTGATTTAACCCCATTCATAAGAGAGGCGTTTGAAACAATTGCTTATGCGAAAGTATCAACGAGCGCACTTGAAGCTAAAAAACTTGGCTACCTAAGAGAATACGATTCAATCTCAATGAACAAAGATTTCCTCATCCATGATGCTAAAAAGATTGCTCTTGCAATGGTTGAAGAGGGATATAAACCACCTCTACCGCCGGAGATAATTGCGCTTGGGAAACAACTTTATGCAAATTTCCTCGTAGCTATCTATTTGATGAGGGAAGCAAACTATATAACTGAATATGAAGCTCACATCGGGAGGAAACTCGCCTATGTAATGTCAGGCGGTGATTTGACATCCCCACAGGTTGTAAGCGAGCAATATATACTTGACCTTGAGCGTGAAGCGTTTTTGAGCTTGTGTGGCGAAAAGAAAACGCAGGAAAGAATGCAATATATCTTAAAATATGGTAAGCCATTAAGAAATTAA